Proteins from a genomic interval of Cucumis melo cultivar AY chromosome 7, USDA_Cmelo_AY_1.0, whole genome shotgun sequence:
- the LOC103487591 gene encoding uncharacterized protein LOC103487591 isoform X2: MKTADASLFSMFSRHKDKSSPSNDDSEDLGDVFDSEVNSYLNNRKEAHYKKIIWEQINKDYLQDQAAKKQGLNIVGAAAVVKKSKKRLSSKFDFDVLDKLLYDTPAPDSSEKQGASSCKENSSSGQSHCINELEDDFEDNHTETVFEENLDIEGEDPTETYGNEYYDFQNEEEYGYGYDDYGGEEEY, from the exons ATGAAAACTGCTGATGCATCTTTGTTCAGCATGTTCTCCAGACACAAGGATAAAAGTTCTCCATCCAATGATGATTCAGAGGACCTTGGTGATGTTTTTGATAGTGAG GTGAACTCTTACCTAAACAACAGGAAGGAGGCACATTATAAAAAGATTATTTGGGAGCAAATTAACAAAGACTATCTTCAG GACCAAGCAGCTAAGAAACAAGGCCTGAATATCGTTGGAGCTGCAGCTGTGGTTAAAAAATCAAAGAAG AGGCTCAGTTCAAAATTCGACTTTGATGTGTTGGACAAACTCCTCTACGATACA CCTGCACCTGATTCAAGCGAAAAGCAGGGAGCCTCAAGTTGCAAAGAGAATAGTTCATCTGGTCAAAGCCATTGTATAAACGAGCTTGAAGACGACTTCGAAGACAATCATACCGAGACGGTGTTTGAAGAAAACTTGGACATTGAAGGTGAAGATCCCACAGAAACTTATGGGAATGAGTATTATGATTTCCAAAACGAGGAAGAGTATGGCTACGGATACGATGACTATGGTGGTGAGGAGGAATATTAG
- the LOC103487591 gene encoding uncharacterized protein LOC103487591 isoform X1, whose amino-acid sequence MKTADASLFSMFSRHKDKSSPSNDDSEDLGDVFDSEVNSYLNNRKEAHYKKIIWEQINKDYLQDQAAKKQGLNIVGAAAVVKKSKKRKRKIEAPINKPAQADTEETTHEMLIKKRLSSKFDFDVLDKLLYDTPAPDSSEKQGASSCKENSSSGQSHCINELEDDFEDNHTETVFEENLDIEGEDPTETYGNEYYDFQNEEEYGYGYDDYGGEEEY is encoded by the exons ATGAAAACTGCTGATGCATCTTTGTTCAGCATGTTCTCCAGACACAAGGATAAAAGTTCTCCATCCAATGATGATTCAGAGGACCTTGGTGATGTTTTTGATAGTGAG GTGAACTCTTACCTAAACAACAGGAAGGAGGCACATTATAAAAAGATTATTTGGGAGCAAATTAACAAAGACTATCTTCAG GACCAAGCAGCTAAGAAACAAGGCCTGAATATCGTTGGAGCTGCAGCTGTGGTTAAAAAATCAAAGAAG aggaaaaggaaaatagaAGCTCCAATAAACAAGCCTGCTCAAGCCGATACAGAGGAAACTACACATGAAATGCTAATTAAAAAG AGGCTCAGTTCAAAATTCGACTTTGATGTGTTGGACAAACTCCTCTACGATACA CCTGCACCTGATTCAAGCGAAAAGCAGGGAGCCTCAAGTTGCAAAGAGAATAGTTCATCTGGTCAAAGCCATTGTATAAACGAGCTTGAAGACGACTTCGAAGACAATCATACCGAGACGGTGTTTGAAGAAAACTTGGACATTGAAGGTGAAGATCCCACAGAAACTTATGGGAATGAGTATTATGATTTCCAAAACGAGGAAGAGTATGGCTACGGATACGATGACTATGGTGGTGAGGAGGAATATTAG